The region CACCACACTGGGGCTCTCCTTTGCCTCGTCCTTCCTCCGAACTCGCCCCTTGGGTGATGCAGTGGTGCCTCGGGGGGATGGTGGTTTTGGGGGCAGAGCATGACCTGGCCCTGGGCTGAGGCAGGGGGAGGCAGGCCTGTGCCAGGTTGTGGAGGGAGAGGATGGCCGGGCCTTGGATTTGGGactgagaggaaaaagaagagtTAGACCTCGAGGGCACAgagtgtccacacacacacacacacacacacacacacactctttgagCATGTCACTTTCCTGGGGAAgtgtcctcacacacacacacacacacacacacacacacactccttgagCATGTCACTTTCCTGGGGAAgtgtcctcacacacacacacacacacacacacacacacactccttgagCATGTCACTTTCCTGGGGAAgtgtcctcacacacacacacacacacacacacacacacacactctttgagCATGTCACTTTCCTGGGGAAgtgtcctcacacacacacacacacacacacacacacactccttgagCATGTCACTTTCCTGGGGAAgtgtcctcacacacacacacacacactctttgagCATGTCACTTTCCTGGGGAAgtgtcctcacacacacacacacacacactctttgagCATGTCACTTTCCTGGGGAAgtgtcctcacacacacacacacacacacacacacacacacacactctttgagCATGTCACTTTCCTGGGGAAgtgtcctcacacacacacatgcacacacacactccttgagCATGTCACTTTCCTGGGGAAgtgtcctcacacacacacacacacacacacacacacacacacacacacactccttgagCATGTCACTTTCCTGGGGAAgtgtcctcacacacacacacacacacacacacacacactccttgagCATGTCACTTTCCTGGGGAAgtgtcctcacacacacacacacacacacacacacacacacactccttgagCATGTCACTTTCCTGGGGAAgtgtcctcacacacacacacacacacacacactctttgagCATGTCACTTTCCTGGGGAAgtgtcctcacacacacacacacacacacactctttgagCATGTCACTTTCCTGGGGAAgtgtcctcacacacacacacgcacacacacactccttgagCATGTCACTTTCCTGGGGAAgtgtcctcacacacacacacacacacacacacatctccttgAGCATGTCACTTTCCTGGGGAAgtgtcctcacacacacacacacacacacacacacacacacactctttgagCATGTCACTTTCCTGGGGAAgtgtcctcacacacacacacgcacacacacactccttgagCATGTCACTTTCCTGGGGAAgtgtcctcacacacacacacacacactccttgagCATGTCACTTTCCTGGGGAAgtgtcctcacacacacacacacacacactccttgagCATGTCACTTTCCTGAGGAAGTgtcctctctcacacacacacacacacacacacacacacacacacacacactctttgagCATGTCACTTTCCTGGGGaagtgtccacacacacacacacacacacacacacacaaacacacacacacacactctttgagCATGTCACTTTCCTGGGGAAGTGTCCTCCCAGGTTTGGTCAGCACCCCCACCTCATGTGCTCTCACACAAACATAATTTAGTGTATATATCCCAGTTTGTAATTACATATTCATTTGTGATTCTTTGACTCCTGTTTGTTTCCCCAAGAGCCAGTAAGATTACTAAGAGCAAGAAGGAGGCCTGGTTTGGCTCAGGGAAGTGTGCTCGGCACCCAGAACACAGTACCTGGCAAGACCATCCCTTTGTCCAGCATGTATTTCTTGAGTGCTTACCAGGCACTGGTTCTATGTGTAAGGGTACTTCAGTGATCAAAacactccagaaaaataaaaaattctgctCTCAAGGAGCTTTCTTTCTAGAGgtgggttgttgtttagtcgctaagtcgtttgggattcttgcgaccccatggactgtagcctgccaggctcctctagagCAACACGTATTTATGAATGAATGGCTGTCAAATATGCATGACACATATTTATGAATGAATGGCTGGCTAGCTGGCCTGGCCGTAGCAGGCCTTGCCCCATTGTCGGGCCCACCTGTGCTCTGCGTTGCCAGGGGAGAGGCGCGGGCGCAGAGAAGCAGGCAGCGACTGGCGCTTCTTGAGGCTGCGCTCCCGGGCCAGGGCACTCTTCTCCTTCTCGTTTTCCCGCTCCTtgtccttcttctcctttttctgcaCCTGGGGAGGAGGGTTAAGGAGAGCAGGGAGAGGGGAAACAGAGGTCAGAGGCGCCCGAGCGCCCCAGCACAGGAGCCGGGTCCCCACCTGCGCCGCCAGCCACTCACCGGCGAGGCCTCGGGCCGGAGGCGAGCCGGGGCGGGGCTGCCCCCGGCGCTGGCCTTGCGGCGATCCCCGCGCTCCCCGGCGGGGGCGCAGCGGTGCCCGCTTCGGGGGGCGCTGCACGGCGTCAGCGGACTGGCGGAGGCTGAGCGCGGGCACAGGGGCACGGCTGCGGAGGGATGACTGCGGTCGGGGCGCGGTCCACTGGCGTGGCtggcccctgccccgcccctcgaGGGGGCTCTCCCAGGGCCGCGGCCCCTACCCTGGTCCCGGCCGTTTCGGGGCAGTGTGACCGCACTGCGACTCCGTgccaggaaggagagggtgggcgtCATCAGACGGTCCACGATGCTGCTctcccacgggcttagttgcagGCTGCGATCTAGGGGGAGAGTGCCGGGAGAAGCAGGTTACTTACTGCAGGGCTAGAGTGGGCAAGCAGAGGCATCCGGAACGTCCGGCCAGGCACATCCCCACGCGAGCCCAAGGAGTCTGACTCTCCCCCTAGTCATGGAGGGTACACTTGTCCGCCCTGGGGTCTGACCCCCACCGCAGACCCGGGCAACAAGACGCTTCCCATGGCAACCTCCTGCAGGGCTAGAGAGGTCCCTCCTACCTCTCTCCCCAGGTGAAAGGGCACTGAACTATGATTATAGAGAGGAGACAGCCAAGGTTTGTGATGTACCCAGTTGCCAACTTCTATGTCCCATTATAGGgctctgctcctcctgccctcagagtGCTGGCCTAGGGAGGCATTGCCCGCAGCCCCCCCTCTCCGCCCCCCACGGGATTTGGGACAGTCAGGGCCCTTGTGCTCCTCTGACTGAGAAGAGGCCCAGCTTTTGTGTCTCCCATGCCAGGGAGAGGCTGCTAGGGGGCCTGGCTGCCCCGGGCCACCCTGCTCTGTCCCCTCAGCTGCTGGGTTATTTTTAAGCTTCAGTCAGGTGGGGTTGGTAACAGCAGCTGATTTCGTTGCTGGGCAACAGAGCAACCAAATAAAAGCTGGAGAAACTTATAAATAACTCCTACCATGGCCCCTTCACTTGTGACATCAGGGCATGGTGGGAACGCAGGGGCTGCGCTACCCTGGGTGGCCACGAGTCTGGAACCAGTCAAGGCCATGGCTGGGGCTCTGAAGGCAGAGAGGGCAGGGCTGCGTGGGCCCTCCACGGTGGAGGCAGAATAAGAGGGCTCCTGCACACACAGCACCCAGGCTCGTCGGCTACTCCCAGGCAAGGCCACCTGCCTGAGGCTGGCCTAGGCCAGCTGGCTGTGGTTGGAGATGAGGCTGCCGGCCCattcccaccctccacccccactctCATCCCCACCTGCTCTTGAGGCTCTAGCCAGGCTCTCTGCCTGCTGGGTCACTGCCCTCTGTTCTCCCCTGTGGGGCCCTCTGTTCTCCCCTGTGGGCACCTCTGTTCTCAGGACACAGATCCAAATGCTTGCTCCCCCGAGGGGTGCACAACCCCAAGCGGGGTCGAGTGGGGTGGAGACCTGGGGTGTGTGAGGGCTCCTGGGACCTGAGGTTTTTGCAGAGCTCTGGAAGAGGCTACCAGGAGGGGAGTACAAGGAGCTCTGGAGGAACGAGGGCTGGGCCTTCTCTTACTTCTACTGGGGGAGTTCCAGAGCGTGGCAGAGGACTTTGAGAGCCGCTTGTTGATTATAGAGTCCACGTGTTTGGGCAGGTTTACTGCCGACACGGAGCACCTGCTCCCACCTGGAGGGGAAAAGACACGGCATTAGGGCCGGGCCGGACGGGAGCCAGGGGGGGCACTGAGGCCTTCCATGCAGGGTGCTCCGCGGgcagggtgggagagggaggagtgggcaggctagggaggggaggaggaggcggaCTTGGCTCTGGAGGCGGGGATGGGTAGGTGACCAGAGACAACCTGGATTGGGGAGCTGACGGAAAAGGAACAGAGGAAGGAGATGGAATAAAACTGGAGACGCTACAGCCTTCCTGGCCAGGAAGTCACTCCCTAGGGCTGGGTgctgcagcccctcccccacaACCACCCAGCATTGGCACTTGCTGACACTGCCCAGCCAAGGCACTCTGGCTACAACACCCATGGTCCTGCAGCAAATACAGATGCTCCTAAACAGAAGGACCCATGGTCAAAGGCGCGCACACAAATTCACATATTCACAGGGACACACAAAGACAAAGACATGCACGCACGGGCATATAGAGTGACAGGTACTTGTGCATGCACCCGATAGTGCAGACatgcacagacacagagacacaaacagCCACAGAAAAAGGCTCAGACCCAGATGCAGACGGGCACCAACACATCAAAGCAACTTAATcttatttgtaatatttgttGGGTGCTtaccatgtaccaggcactgtgctgggcaccACACACATGTTACCACACTTGATCCTCCCAAACATCTACCTACAACCTCGGAGGCAAGTGgtactgttatccccattttacagataaagaaagtgAGAGAGCAGGAAGTCAGAGGTCACACCGCAAGGGCCGGAGCTGGGAATCCAGACCCAATTCTGTCTGACTTGGGAGTCCACAGTGAGGTATATGAGGCAACTCACACATCAAGGCAAACACGTACTAAGACGCGCAATGCACAGATCCATGAGCATATACACCGAAAGATGTACAGTGAGAAATACCGAATCTTGCCATTACATAAAGACATCCAAACACAGCAGTACATACATGCCAGCAAAATGTCAGACCAAAATCCATGATAGCCCTACGTAAAGAAAACTCAGAGACAAAAATCTACCTTCCATGACAGGTACATTGGGGtgatagttttctttaaatatccAGTGTCTGCAAGGTATTAAAGTGCTCTTTTCTGTATCAATCAACTAATAGTAATTGACAGGAGCAAAGAAGGCTAATCTAAAAAGAGCAAACCGAATGAAGAGCACCCACCTCTGACTTGATAGTGGAAGTCCTTGGACAGGACTTGGTTCTACAGACTTGGGTTTACAGATCATTCCAGAAGACACAAGGCACATGAAGCAAGGCATACCTGCTGCGGGGAGCTGCCAGCTCCCGGCGCGGAAGCTGCTCCCTTCCCCCACTtctcaggccccagcctccccctcccGCCCCGCAGCCCCTCCAGCCCACTCACTGGTCTTACGTCCTGGGGAGCTGTGGTGCAGGGCCCCTGCCCAGGACCAGCGCTGCTGCCGGATTTCAGCCCACGTCTTCTTCACTGACCGCTGGATGGCTGCCTCATAGCGCTCCTGGTAGGGAGGGGACCGGGGGGGAGAGGTCTGGGCTCAGCAGCTTGCCTCCTACCTGGGAGAAAGGCTCTCTCCCAGGACATTGCCGCCCCCACCCCTAGCAGGTTTCCCTGACTCATGGCGGGTAACCAAGGCTACTGAGGCCTCGCTGTGACTAAAGACAGTTTGCAACAGATCCCTTTCAACTTGTTCTTGGGGAGCTTTTCAGTGTTCTTGACTCATTTCCTGAGCCTATGAGCTGTCTCTCTGAGGACGGGGTGGGACTCCCCCTGCCCGGGTCTCCCAGGTGGGCCCCTGGCACTGAGGGTTCTGACCCTGGAGCTGGGTTTGCGTTTGGCCTGAGGACTGGACCAGAGCCAGGCCCCCTTTCCCTTCATCTCTTCATAGTGCTCAAGCCAGGGTTCGCCTCACTAGGAGTTCACTTGGcgcactcacacagacacatctCTGCACACCTACACACACCCATCTggggcacgcacacacacatgtaatgaCAGCACACGGCTGGCACGTACAGAACCAAACGTGCCTGCACAGATGCTGAGATGTAGGCCCCACGGGACCCGACTGCACGTGTGAACACAGACATGTGAACACACCGAGCCTGCATGCAGATGTGTGCACACAGAGCCACGCGTGCCTGGCCAGAACCCAGCACAAACGCACCTTGTTCTTCTCCAGCTTCTGCCGCTGCCGCTCTTCCAGGGCAGCCCGGCGCTGCTCGGCTTTGAGCCGCTGCTCCTCCAGCCGCCGCCGGCGCTCCTGGAGTTGCTTCTCCCGCAGTGCCTtggccttctcctccttctccagcCACACCGCCTTCTTGGCTGCTGCAGCGGGGGAAAGGAACCCCAGGGGTGTGAACATCCTGGCCCCCAAGTGTCTGCTCCGAGTGGCCTTGCCTATTCCTCCGGCCCGGGGTGGGTCTTTCCCCCTGCCTGCCTGGTGGGGAGGTGCCTGTGCTCTGAGACTTCCCCCTCAAGTTGGAGGGCATGCTAAAGGTGGGCTGAGGCCTCAGAATGAGGGCTTCCCCGGCGGGAGGCCTGttccccccaccacccaccactAGCGTCGTGGTCTCTGGACACCCGAGAAGTGAGCTCTTTAGGGCCAGGTCCCTGTCTAACTTTGGGGCCTGCTGACGTATTGTGATTAAGAGCATGGGGTGAGATGAGGCTTCTGGGTCTGAATCTCAGCTCCTCCGCCTAGCTGTGTGGCTTAGGCAAAGGGTTTCATCTTTCCGagcctctgtctccccatcctCAAAATGGGTACAGGGTTGAGGGAGATAAACGGACTGCTCTTAGCACAGTGCACATAACAGAGGTTCCCGAAGGGTTAGTGCTGCTAACAGGATGTCCATGGCGGTGAGGCTGAAGGGGAGCTCTCACGCACTTACCCAGGTACTTGGCCCGCTCTTCCCGCCGCTCCTTTGCCAGCTTGTGtctctctcctgccttctttACGTCTTAACAAAAGGAATAAGGAGAGACTTCGGTCACGAGGTTCCCCTCAAAGGGGAGTCAGCCTCAgggccctgcccccaggcctcAGTCGCATGCCTTTTCCATCTCCTCCGGGGCCCAGGAGACTCCCTCTGGGGGCATCACCCAGGGCTGGGACTGGGCCCGGGATGAGGGACATCACACATACCTTGCTTGGTGGGAGGGCTGTCGGAGGCGGGTGCTGCTGGCGGGGATGGCTGGCTGCTCCTTCGAGGAGGCCTGGCATCCCGTGGGCCCGTGGCTGGTGGGGTGGGTCCCCTGGTCTTCACTTCTGAGGAAGGGGACTCTTCCTGCTGGGGGGCTGGCCTAGGCCCTACCAGCTCCGAGGGGCTCTCTGGTTCCAGTGGAAGCTGCTTGGGGCTAGTGGTGTTCTTCATGGCGGGAGGCGTGTCTGGGGGAGTGTCGGGTACCAGGGTTGACATCGGTGGTGGTGGCGGCGGTGGGGAGGGGTCACCTTCTGGAGAGGGTCTTGGCTCTGGAGGGGTCCTGGCTGCCATAACTGGAAGTAAAACACAAGAGGGGAGAGAAAGTGAGACAGAACATCTGTTACCATCAGTTCAACATGTAGCTCTTTCCCTTGTCCAGTTGATATTCATTTATTCGTACGTGTTAATCAAGTTccttctatgtgccaggccctgttccAGACACTAATGATATAATGGTGAGAAAATGGCCACAGTCCCTGCGTCTGCAGAGCCCACACTCTGGcagggcagacagacagacagagaggcaATTACAGTATAGAATAAGTACTATGTCTGGAGTAGCAACGCAGAGATGGCTAACCTATACTGAGGGGGCCTCCTGCAGAAGTAAGAGCCAAGCTGAGGTCTAGGATGAGCTGGAGTTAGCAAACCAAAGCAGAGAGGGTTCTGGCAAAGAGAAGAACATTTGCAAAGGGGCAGAGGGAGCAGGGTGTATTGGTAAAACTGAGAAGTTGAGGGTAATTAGTGGGCCACAAGTAAAGGTTGGTCTCCACGTCTACCTTCCTCACCTTTCTGCTTTCCCTTGGGGTCACAGGACCCATCCCAACACCCAGTGCTCAGGGTGTGCCTGGGACTGGCCGGGAGGAAAGATATAAGCACGGGCACAGTGGGATGCCCAGCT is a window of Muntiacus reevesi chromosome 1, mMunRee1.1, whole genome shotgun sequence DNA encoding:
- the MAP7D1 gene encoding MAP7 domain-containing protein 1 isoform X8; protein product: MESGSRSEPGTGAAPVMAARTPPEPRPSPEGDPSPPPPPPPMSTLVPDTPPDTPPAMKNTTSPKQLPLEPESPSELVGPRPAPQQEESPSSEVKTRGPTPPATGPRDARPPRRSSQPSPPAAPASDSPPTKQDVKKAGERHKLAKERREERAKYLAAKKAVWLEKEEKAKALREKQLQERRRRLEEQRLKAEQRRAALEERQRQKLEKNKERYEAAIQRSVKKTWAEIRQQRWSWAGALHHSSPGHRSLQLSPWESSIVDRLMTPTLSFLARSRSAVTLPRNGRDQGRGRGPGRAPSRGGAGASHASGPRPDRSHPSAAVPLCPRSASASPLTPCSAPRSGHRCAPAGERGDRRKASAGGSPAPARLRPEASPVQKKEKKDKERENEKEKSALARERSLKKRQSLPASLRPRLSPGNAEHSPKSKARPSSPSTTWHRPASPCLSPGPGHALPPKPPSPRGTTASPKGRVRRKDEAKESPSVVGPEDKTQSKGKASDEREPAALASPAPSPVPSPTPAQPQKEQSTEIPAGGQGEKRPKETAVLTSPPAPAPPVTPSKPMAGTTDREEATRLLAEKRRQAREQREREEQERRLQAERDKRMREEQLAREAEARAEREAEARRREEQEAREKAQAEQEEQERLQKQKEEAEARSREEAERQRLEREKHFQREEQERQERRKRLEEIMKRTRKSEAAETKQKQDRKEATANNSSPGIDPVKTVEVRPSELQKEELAPQEPQWSLPNKESPGSLVNGLQPLPAHQENGFSPKGPSGDKSLGRTPEALLPFAEAEAFLKKAVVQPPQVTEVL
- the MAP7D1 gene encoding MAP7 domain-containing protein 1 isoform X1; this encodes MESGSRSEPGTGAAPVMAARTPPEPRPSPEGDPSPPPPPPPMSTLVPDTPPDTPPAMKNTTSPKQLPLEPESPSELVGPRPAPQQEESPSSEVKTRGPTPPATGPRDARPPRRSSQPSPPAAPASDSPPTKQDVKKAGERHKLAKERREERAKYLAAKKAVWLEKEEKAKALREKQLQERRRRLEEQRLKAEQRRAALEERQRQKLEKNKERYEAAIQRSVKKTWAEIRQQRWSWAGALHHSSPGRKTSGSRCSVSAVNLPKHVDSIINKRLSKSSATLWNSPSRNRSLQLSPWESSIVDRLMTPTLSFLARSRSAVTLPRNGRDQGRGRGPGRAPSRGGAGASHASGPRPDRSHPSAAVPLCPRSASASPLTPCSAPRSGHRCAPAGERGDRRKASAGGSPAPARLRPEASPVQKKEKKDKERENEKEKSALARERSLKKRQSLPASLRPRLSPGNAEHSPKSKARPSSPSTTWHRPASPCLSPGPGHALPPKPPSPRGTTASPKGRVRRKDEAKESPSVVGPEDKTQSKGKASDEREPAALASPAPSPVPSPTPAQPQKEQSTEIPAGGQGEKRPKETAVLTSPPAPAPPVTPSKPMAGTTDREEATRLLAEKRRQAREQREREEQERRLQAERDKRMREEQLAREAEARAEREAEARRREEQEAREKAQAEQEEQERLQKQKEEAEARSREEAERQRLEREKHFQREEQERQERRKRLEEIMKRTRKSEAAETKQKQDRKEATANNSSPGIDPVKTVEVRPSELQKEELAPQEPQWSLPNKESPGSLVNGLQPLPAHQENGFSPKGPSGDKSLGRTPEALLPFAEAEAFLKKAVVQPPQVTEVL
- the MAP7D1 gene encoding MAP7 domain-containing protein 1 isoform X7, encoding MESGSRSEPGTGAAPVMAARTPPEPRPSPEGDPSPPPPPPPMSTLVPDTPPDTPPAMKNTTSPKQLPLEPESPSELVGPRPAPQQEESPSSEVKTRGPTPPATGPRDARPPRRSSQPSPPAAPASDSPPTKQDVKKAGERHKLAKERREERAKYLAAKKAVWLEKEEKAKALREKQLQERRRRLEEQRLKAEQRRAALEERQRQKLEKNKERYEAAIQRSVKKTWAEIRQQRWSWAGALHHSSPGRKTNRSLQLSPWESSIVDRLMTPTLSFLARSRSAVTLPRNGRDQGRGRGPGRAPSRGGAGASHASGPRPDRSHPSAAVPLCPRSASASPLTPCSAPRSGHRCAPAGERGDRRKASAGGSPAPARLRPEASPVQKKEKKDKERENEKEKSALARERSLKKRQSLPASLRPRLSPGNAEHSPKSKARPSSPSTTWHRPASPCLSPGPGHALPPKPPSPRGTTASPKGRVRRKDEAKESPSVVGPEDKTQSKGKASDEREPAALASPAPSPVPSPTPAQPQKEQSTEIPAGGQGEKRPKETAVLTSPPAPAPPVTPSKPMAGTTDREEATRLLAEKRRQAREQREREEQERRLQAERDKRMREEQLAREAEARAEREAEARRREEQEAREKAQAEQEEQERLQKQKEEAEARSREEAERQRLEREKHFQREEQERQERRKRLEEIMKRTRKSEAAETKQKQDRKEATANNSSPGIDPVKTVEVRPSELQKEELAPQEPQWSLPNKESPGSLVNGLQPLPAHQENGFSPKGPSGDKSLGRTPEALLPFAEAEAFLKKAVVQPPQVTEVL
- the MAP7D1 gene encoding MAP7 domain-containing protein 1 isoform X3 translates to MESGSRSEPGTGAAPVMAARTPPEPRPSPEGDPSPPPPPPPMSTLVPDTPPDTPPAMKNTTSPKQLPLEPESPSELVGPRPAPQQEESPSSEVKTRGPTPPATGPRDARPPRRSSQPSPPAAPASDSPPTKQDVKKAGERHKLAKERREERAKYLAAKKAVWLEKEEKAKALREKQLQERRRRLEEQRLKAEQRRAALEERQRQKLEKNKERYEAAIQRSVKKTWAEIRQQRWSWAGALHHSSPGRGSRCSVSAVNLPKHVDSIINKRLSKSSATLWNSPSRNRSLQLSPWESSIVDRLMTPTLSFLARSRSAVTLPRNGRDQGRGRGPGRAPSRGGAGASHASGPRPDRSHPSAAVPLCPRSASASPLTPCSAPRSGHRCAPAGERGDRRKASAGGSPAPARLRPEASPVQKKEKKDKERENEKEKSALARERSLKKRQSLPASLRPRLSPGNAEHSPKSKARPSSPSTTWHRPASPCLSPGPGHALPPKPPSPRGTTASPKGRVRRKDEAKESPSVVGPEDKTQSKGKASDEREPAALASPAPSPVPSPTPAQPQKEQSTEIPAGGQGEKRPKETAVLTSPPAPAPPVTPSKPMAGTTDREEATRLLAEKRRQAREQREREEQERRLQAERDKRMREEQLAREAEARAEREAEARRREEQEAREKAQAEQEEQERLQKQKEEAEARSREEAERQRLEREKHFQREEQERQERRKRLEEIMKRTRKSEAAETKQKQDRKEATANNSSPGIDPVKTVEVRPSELQKEELAPQEPQWSLPNKESPGSLVNGLQPLPAHQENGFSPKGPSGDKSLGRTPEALLPFAEAEAFLKKAVVQPPQVTEVL
- the MAP7D1 gene encoding MAP7 domain-containing protein 1 isoform X2; this encodes MESGSRSEPGTGAAPVMAARTPPEPRPSPEGDPSPPPPPPPMSTLVPDTPPDTPPAMKNTTSPKQLPLEPESPSELVGPRPAPQQEESPSSEVKTRGPTPPATGPRDARPPRRSSQPSPPAAPASDSPPTKQDVKKAGERHKLAKERREERAKYLAAKKAVWLEKEEKAKALREKQLQERRRRLEEQRLKAEQRRAALEERQRQKLEKNKERYEAAIQRSVKKTWAEIRQQRWSWAGALHHSSPGRKTSGSRCSVSAVNLPKHVDSIINKRLSKSSATLWNSPSRNRSLQLSPWESSIVDRLMTPTLSFLARSRSAVTLPRNGRDQGRGRGPGRAPSRGGAGASHASGPRPDRSHPSAAVPLCPRSASASPLTPCSAPRSGHRCAPAGERGDRRKASAGGSPAPARLRPEASPVQKKEKKDKERENEKEKSALARERSLKKRQSLPASLRPRLSPGNAEHSPKSKARPSSPSTTWHRPASPCLSPGPGHALPPKPPSPRGTTASPKGRVRRKDEAKESPSVVGPEDKTQSKGKASDEREPAALASPAPSPVPSPTPAQPQKEQSTEIPAGGQGEKRPKETAVLTSPPAPAPPVTPSKPMAGTTDREEATRLLAEKRRQAREQREREEQERRLQAERDKRMREEQLAREAEARAEREAEARRREEQEAREKAQAEQEEQERLQKQKEEAEARSREEAERQRLEREKHFQREEQERQERRKRLEEIMKRTRKSEAAETKKQDRKEATANNSSPGIDPVKTVEVRPSELQKEELAPQEPQWSLPNKESPGSLVNGLQPLPAHQENGFSPKGPSGDKSLGRTPEALLPFAEAEAFLKKAVVQPPQVTEVL
- the MAP7D1 gene encoding MAP7 domain-containing protein 1 isoform X11 is translated as MESGSRSEPGTGAAPVMAARTPPEPRPSPEGDPSPPPPPPPMSTLVPDTPPDTPPAMKNTTSPKQLPLEPESPSELVGPRPAPQQEESPSSEVKTRGPTPPATGPRDARPPRRSSQPSPPAAPASDSPPTKQDVKKAGERHKLAKERREERAKYLAAKKAVWLEKEEKAKALREKQLQERRRRLEEQRLKAEQRRAALEERQRQKLEKNKERYEAAIQRSVKKTWAEIRQQRWSWAGALHHSSPGRKTNRSLQLSPWESSIVDRLMTPTLSFLARSRSAVTLPRNGRDQAVPLCPRSASASPLTPCSAPRSGHRCAPAGERGDRRKASAGGSPAPARLRPEASPVQKKEKKDKERENEKEKSALARERSLKKRQSLPASLRPRLSPGNAEHSPKSKARPSSPSTTWHRPASPCLSPGPGHALPPKPPSPRGTTASPKGRVRRKDEAKESPSVVGPEDKTQSKGKASDEREPAALASPAPSPVPSPTPAQPQKEQSTEIPAGGQGEKRPKETAVLTSPPAPAPPVTPSKPMAGTTDREEATRLLAEKRRQAREQREREEQERRLQAERDKRMREEQLAREAEARAEREAEARRREEQEAREKAQAEQEEQERLQKQKEEAEARSREEAERQRLEREKHFQREEQERQERRKRLEEIMKRTRKSEAAETKQKQDRKEATANNSSPGIDPVKTVEVRPSELQKEELAPQEPQWSLPNKESPGSLVNGLQPLPAHQENGFSPKGPSGDKSLGRTPEALLPFAEAEAFLKKAVVQPPQVTEVL
- the MAP7D1 gene encoding MAP7 domain-containing protein 1 isoform X6, which gives rise to MESGSRSEPGTGAAPVMAARTPPEPRPSPEGDPSPPPPPPPMSTLVPDTPPDTPPAMKNTTSPKQLPLEPESPSELVGPRPAPQQEESPSSEVKTRGPTPPATGPRDARPPRRSSQPSPPAAPASDSPPTKQDVKKAGERHKLAKERREERAKYLAAKKAVWLEKEEKAKALREKQLQERRRRLEEQRLKAEQRRAALEERQRQKLEKNKERYEAAIQRSVKKTWAEIRQQRWSWAGALHHSSPGRKTSGSRCSVSAVNLPKHVDSIINKRLSKSSATLWNSPSRNRSLQLSPWESSIVDRLMTPTLSFLARSRSAVTLPRNGRDQAVPLCPRSASASPLTPCSAPRSGHRCAPAGERGDRRKASAGGSPAPARLRPEASPVQKKEKKDKERENEKEKSALARERSLKKRQSLPASLRPRLSPGNAEHSPKSKARPSSPSTTWHRPASPCLSPGPGHALPPKPPSPRGTTASPKGRVRRKDEAKESPSVVGPEDKTQSKGKASDEREPAALASPAPSPVPSPTPAQPQKEQSTEIPAGGQGEKRPKETAVLTSPPAPAPPVTPSKPMAGTTDREEATRLLAEKRRQAREQREREEQERRLQAERDKRMREEQLAREAEARAEREAEARRREEQEAREKAQAEQEEQERLQKQKEEAEARSREEAERQRLEREKHFQREEQERQERRKRLEEIMKRTRKSEAAETKQKQDRKEATANNSSPGIDPVKTVEVRPSELQKEELAPQEPQWSLPNKESPGSLVNGLQPLPAHQENGFSPKGPSGDKSLGRTPEALLPFAEAEAFLKKAVVQPPQVTEVL
- the MAP7D1 gene encoding MAP7 domain-containing protein 1 isoform X12; protein product: MESGSRSEPGTGAAPVMAARTPPEPRPSPEGDPSPPPPPPPMSTLVPDTPPDTPPAMKNTTSPKQLPLEPESPSELVGPRPAPQQEESPSSEVKTRGPTPPATGPRDARPPRRSSQPSPPAAPASDSPPTKQDVKKAGERHKLAKERREERAKYLAAKKAVWLEKEEKAKALREKQLQERRRRLEEQRLKAEQRRAALEERQRQKLEKNKERYEAAIQRSVKKTWAEIRQQRWSWAGALHHSSPGHRSLQLSPWESSIVDRLMTPTLSFLARSRSAVTLPRNGRDQAVPLCPRSASASPLTPCSAPRSGHRCAPAGERGDRRKASAGGSPAPARLRPEASPVQKKEKKDKERENEKEKSALARERSLKKRQSLPASLRPRLSPGNAEHSPKSKARPSSPSTTWHRPASPCLSPGPGHALPPKPPSPRGTTASPKGRVRRKDEAKESPSVVGPEDKTQSKGKASDEREPAALASPAPSPVPSPTPAQPQKEQSTEIPAGGQGEKRPKETAVLTSPPAPAPPVTPSKPMAGTTDREEATRLLAEKRRQAREQREREEQERRLQAERDKRMREEQLAREAEARAEREAEARRREEQEAREKAQAEQEEQERLQKQKEEAEARSREEAERQRLEREKHFQREEQERQERRKRLEEIMKRTRKSEAAETKQKQDRKEATANNSSPGIDPVKTVEVRPSELQKEELAPQEPQWSLPNKESPGSLVNGLQPLPAHQENGFSPKGPSGDKSLGRTPEALLPFAEAEAFLKKAVVQPPQVTEVL